Sequence from the Corallococcus sp. EGB genome:
CCGGGGTGGCGCTGGCCGCCGCGGCGTGGGCGGGTCCGGGAACGGCCGCCACGGCGAACGGCCCCATTTGCGACACGGCGGCCTGGGTGAACTCGACGACCTATTACAACTGCACCGGGAGCAGCCACACGGCGCTCGACGTGGGCAACAGCTCCTGCGGCGAGTGGAACCACCGCGGCATGCTGGTGGGCAACTACTACTATTACTACTACGGCGGCTGCGCGGCGGCCTGCTACGGCTCCACCTGCAACGGCGGAGCGGGCAACTACTACGTGGTGTCCGGCGCGAACGGCTGGGACTTCCGCCAGCTGCACTTCTACGCCAACGTCAGCTCCGGCACGAAGACGTGCGACCGCTGCGCGCTGGGGCTCGTGGGCGGCACGGGCAGCGCCACGGGTCCACACTCGCACTCGGACAACCGGCAGTACGGCACGCGCATGTCGGCCTGGTACACGAGCGTCGGCACCACGTGCGGCACCAACGCCTACTGCAACAACCGGCTGGGCGTTCCCACGCTGTAGCTCCCGCGTGCGTGCGTCTCCGGGCAGGGGCCCCGCGTCCCCTGCCCGGCTTCCGGCGCGCATGCGCCCGTCCTCTCCCTTCCGCGTGAGCCCTCTTCGACATGTCCTCCCGTCCCCTCTTCAAGGTCGCGCTCGCCGGCCTCGTCCTCCTCGTCGCCCTGGGCGTCGTGTGGTGGCGGGGCTCGACCACGACCGATGACGCCGGTCCTCCATCACCTGTCGCGGCGACGCCCTCCGCGCCCCTGGCCGCCACCGGGAACGCCGCGGTCGTGCCTCCTGCCTCCGCCGCGCGCCCCGGCCCTCGCGAGGAGATCCCCATGCCCGGATGCTGGGAGGGGCTGGCGGCGTTGGACCAGTCCGCGACGCTGGAGTCGCTGCACGCCGCCGTGGCCGCCGCCATCCAGGCGCGCGACACCGCGCTGGTGGCCTACCTCCAGGAGCGCCTGACGGAGCTCGTGGGAAATGATCCGGAGCGCGCGCTGCAACTGGTGGCGTGGGCGGTGAAGGCCGCGCCGCCGGAGCCGGCCATCTACCTGGAGGCCCTCAAGGCCGCGCCCGCCGTGCGCCATCCGCGCGTCACGGAGAAGCTGCTGTCGGTGGCCGAGGACCGGTCGCTGGCCACGCCGGACCGCGCCTCCGCGCTGGACGCGCTGGAGACGCAGCACCGCTTCACGCCGGAGACGCGGGGCCGGCTCAAGGCCATCGCGCTGGATGACTCCGCGGACTCCGCCGCGTGGGTGGCCACGCGCACGCTGGGCCGGGTGATGAAGGAGGACTACGAGCGCACCGGCACGTATGCGCCGTACTGGAAGGACCTGCTGGACATCGGCACCACGTCCGACGACACGGCGGTGCGGCTGCTCGCGCTGGAGATGCCGTCGTACTCCGATCCGCTCATCGACTCGGGCTCCATCGACGCGCTGGCCAAGGTGATGCGCACCGACCGGGAGCGCGACGTGCGGGAGATGGCCGCCTTCCGGCTCGCCGTCACCGAAGACCCGCAGAAGGCCCTCGCCGCGTACCGCGACGCCTTCGACGGAGAGCACGACCTGTGCGTGCGCTGGGCCTTGCTTCGCTTCGCGGTGCGCGCGGCCGGCGCGGACGCCCTGCCCCTGGTGGAGGACTTCGCTCGCAAGGACCCGCGCCTGCGGCAGGACTACCTGGACTTCAAGGCGCTGTACGCCACCGGCACGACGGACTTCACGCGCATCTGGCTGGGCAAGAAGGAACACCACGACTGCGTGGTCGAGGAAGGAGCGCCGCACTGATGGGCTCGCGAACGATGAAGGCCCGGCTGCTCTGGCTGTCGCTCCTGCCGGGGCTGGCCCTGGCGCAGGGCGCCTCCGTCCCCACCCGGACGGCCTGCACGGTGGAGGGCATGCTGGATGAGGTGCGCGTGGCCATGAAGACGGGGTCGCCCGCGTATCGCAAGTACGCGCGGCTGCGCCTGAAGGAGGCCGCCATCGCGATGCCGCCGGAGGCCCTGGGCCGGGCGGTGAGCCAGGAGCGGGACCCCGCCGTGCTGGAGGCCGTGGGCGCGGCGCTGGCCACCAAGGCGAGCAACGCGCAGAAGCCGGAGCTGCTCCAGCCGCTGCTCTCCCGCGCCAGCCAGGACGCGGACCCCGGCCTGCGCGCCGCCGCGGTGCGCGCGCTCCAGGGCTCCCCGTCCGTGGAGTTCATGGCGAAGAACGGCGACGTGGTGACCTACGAACAGCTGGTGCGCGACAGCGCTCCGGAGGTGCGGCAGGCGGTGGTGGAGAACCTGGTGACGGAGAGCGCCGGCATTTACTTCGGCCACAACCCGGAGCTGGCCGAAGCGGCGGTCAAGGTCGCGGTCGCCTCGGAGGACCCGGCGCTGGCGAAGCGCCTGCTGGGCGAGGTCTCCATGGAGGCCGCGAGCCCGGAGGTGGTGCGCAAGCTCACCCAGCAGCTGCGCTCGGAGGACGCGGGCCTGCGCGCGGCGGCGGCGAAGGCGCTGGGCGGCGTGCCGGGCTCCGAGTCCGCGGGCGCGCGCCGCTCGCTCACCTCGCTGTACCGCGCCGACAGCGACCTGGCGGTGCGCAAGGCGTCGCTGGAGGGGCTGGCGAGGCTGGGCCAGTCCGGCGCCCGGCCGCTGCTGGAGTCCCTGCGCGGCGTGGACAAGCGCCTGGATCCGGAGATCGACGCGTGGCTGTCCGCGCTCAAGCTGAACCTCCAGGAGTGGCACCTGCTCCTGAGGGAGAAGCAGCGCCTGTCGCCCTGATACCCCAGCCGGGTGAACCCGTCGCGAGTCCCCGTGGACGAGACGGGGCATGGATGGCACGCGAGCCCCCATGAGGAGGCTCGCGTTCACCAGGGCCCGCGCACGCGGCCTCATCCAGGACACGGGGCGTGACAGAACCTGGCGGGATCCGAGGTTCGTCCACGCCCCGTGATTCGCACATCGGAGGCTGGGGACCGCCGGCTGTCCCGCCGGTCCCCGCGCTTCGTCAGCTCCCCGGTTCACCTGCGTGAGCACGAGCCTGGAACCGGCGGTCACGTGGCCTTCGTCAGGGGATTCGCACCGAGTTCTGCTCGAGGCCCTCACTGGCCAGCGCGGCACGCCACGCGGGGAAATCCACGTTCCAGACCAGGTTCGTCGCGGTGAATTTGCCGGTGGGCCCCTGGTAGGTGTTGCGGTCCATCTGCATCAGGCGACGGTCATCACTATCGCCCAACCGCACGAACAACTGCATATCCTGGAGGATGTTGTCGAACACGGAGAGCCCGGTAACCACGTGGGGCGCATCCGCCGCCAGCCGCAACCCGGCGTCCACCGTCCGCTGCACGCGGTTCTGGAGGACCTGTATCCGGTTGCCCTGCACGATGCGAATGCCCTGTCCGTTTCCCCGGTTCTGGAAGTTGTAGATGTCCGAGATGGTGTTGGCGCGGATCAACACGTCCACGGGTCCAGTCCCCGGGCTGATGCTCCCCACCGAGACTCCCCGGCCCGCCTGGGAGATGGTGTTGGAGACAATCTGGATGTTCGTGGGGTCCACATGGAGCACCACCGCTTCCGCGGCAGAGCTGTTCACCGCCCAGGGGTAGAGCGTCAGGTTGGGGAAGTTGAACATGGTGTTGTTGCGGATGAAGATGGAGTCGCACCCCTTGATGTCGACGCCGTTCTCGCCCGCATCGTGCATGACGTTGTTCTCGATATAGACATACGAGGGCCTGCCGGTGTTGGTCTGGCACTGCACCGAGTCACCCGAGGTCTCATGAATCTGGTTCTCCAGAACGAAGACCTCCCGCGCGCTGTCCTTGATCACGACGCCATGTGAGTCGGCCCCCGACTTCGAGAAGTCATAGATTTCGTTCTGGCTGATGAGGACATTGTTAGCGTAGCTGAGGACGACGCCACCACCGGCGGTCCCCCGATGCAGCGCCGAGCGAACCAACTGCGAACAATAGGTATTGCGCTCGAAGAGCGCGCCGAACGAGGCCTTGCTCTGGGCGTCCACCTCCAGGAACTGGAGGATCCAGTAGGGCTGGCTCACATTCAGCACGCTGCCAACTGCGCGGTCCGTCGGTGGGACGATGCGCGGTCGCGCTGACGCCTGCCCCCTGAGGACGATGGGGGCCATGGAGGTGCCTGGTCGCGCCGTATCTGGACTGATGACGACCCGCTCCGGATAGGTGCCTCCACGCACCTCGATGATGTTTCCCGGCACCGCCGCCGCCACCGCCGCGGCAATGGTCCGGTACGGGTTCGCCGAGGAGCCCAGGGGGCTGCTTGGACTCCACGGCCCCGTGTTCGAGACGTACAACGTGGGCCCGTTCGCCGTCATCGGACAACGGCCCTGGAAGATATCCCTCCCAGGGTCGGGTTCCGCGAACTTGACCCTGGCCTCCTGGACGTCCAGTGCGTCCTCGGCAGGGTGCGCCGTCTCCACTCCACAGGCCAGCGTCAGGCCGAGCAGGAGTGAACCGAATGCGGGCATGAACCCACGCTCTCTTCTCTGCATCGTCATGAAGACCCCCCTCCCTCGCGATATTCGAGGGTGGCGAAACGTCTCCATCGAAGAGTCGGATCACAAGAGTCCTGCCCTCACGGTGGACTCACGCCCGCCGGCATGCCGTCAACGGCACACGCCCCACTCGCCTGGGGCCATCCAGCGTTGCCCCCGCGACGGCCCTGGCGCGGTCTGAACGCAGGTGGAGCGCCCGCATCGGGGCCCGTCGGAGCCACGGGCGCGCAGCTCCCATGCGCACGCGAGGAAAGGCACGCAGGACCCTCATTTCAGGAAGCACGCTTCCAGCTCGCTCCTCTGCCCCTCACCCAGCGCCAGCCGGCGCATGCGGATTCGACCCGCGTCCCCCGGCGGCTTCGTCCGGGCCGTCAATGCGTGCGTCCTGACAGGGACCGCTGTTCCCTGGCGGGCATCCCGCGCGCCCGGCCCTGCTGAAAAGGTGGCCGGGCCGCGGCGAGCGCGACAGGTTGAGGGGGCCATGTCCGACAGCGGTTTCGGCTCGTCCACCCTCGCCCTGGCGCTCGTTGGCAGCGCCGTCACCGTCCTCTCCACCAGCCTGGGCGCGCTCCCCGCCCTGGCCACCGGCAACATCACCCAGCGCTCCAAGGACGTGCTGATGGGCTTCAGCGCGGGCGTGATGCTCGCGGCCACGTCCTTCTCGCTCGTCGTGCCGGCCATCCACCTGGCGGAGGCGCGCACCTCGTCGCGCTTCGTCCCGGCGCTGGTGGTGGGGGGCAGCATGCTGGTGGGCGGGCTGTTCCTGCACCTGTGCAACCGCTTCATCCCCCACGAGCACTTCATCAAGGGCCAGGAGGGCAACGCGGAGGCGGTGCAGATGAAGCGCATCTGGCTGTTCGTGCTGGCCATCGCGCTGCACAACTTCCCGGAGGGGCTGGCCGTGGGCACCGGCGTGGGAAGCCGCTCCATGACCATCGCGCTGCCCATCCTCGTGGGCATCGGGCTGCAGGACATCCCGGAGGGCTTCGTCGTCGCGCTGGCGCTGATGGGGGTGGCGTACAGCCGCAAGCAGGCGGCGCTGGTGGCGCTCTACACCGGGCTGGTGGAGGGGGTGGCCGCGCTGGTGGGCTTCTTCGCCACGTCGTTCGCTTCGGGCGTGCTGCCGTGGGCGCTCGCGTTCGCGGGCGGGTCCATGCTGTACGTCGTCAGCGACGAGATGATCCCCGAGAGCCACCGCCAGGAGTACGCGAAGGAGGCCACCGCCGGGCTGATGGTGGGCTTCGTGCTGATGATGTTCCTGGACGTGACGCTCAGCTGACGCGAGCGCTGGCGTGCCGCGTCTGTGGCCTGGCGGACACCTGCCTGCCGCAGCCCCGGGGGGCCCGGACGTGGTAGTTTGCGTCGCATGTCTGTGTCGGATCGAACGCGCGTCGACGGGCCCCCGGGGGAGTCGAAGGACAAGGGCGCCCGCCCGGACGAAGAGGGGCAGGAGGCCGCGCTCCATGTGACGCTGCCGTACGAGCAGGCCCGCCGTCCGGGGGACCTGCCCACGGTGCGCCGCTTCCGCCTGTCCGTGGTGGAGGGCCCGGGCGCGGGCACGGCGTGGGAGTCCACGGCGGACACCTGCTCGGTGGGCTCGCACCCGCTCAACGACTTCGCGGTGGAGGACCCCACCGTGTCGCGCTTCCACTGCGAGGTGCGGATCGGGCCCAAGGGCCCGCAGGTGAAGGACCTGGACAGCCTCAACGGCGTCATCGTGGACGGCGTGCAGGTGGTGGAGGGCATCCTGCGCAGCGGCAGCCTGCTGCGCCTGGGCCGCGTGGTGCTGCGGTTCGACTTCAGCGCGGAGAGCAACCGGCTGCCGCTGTCGGACCTCACGCGCTTCGGCACGCTGGTGGGCACGTCCGTGGCCATGCGCGGCTGCTTCGCGATGATGGAGCGGGCCTCCGCGCGCGACGTCACGGTGCTCTTGGAGGGAGAGACGGGCACGGGCAAGAGCCAGGCGGCGCTCGCCATCCACCAGGCGAGCCGGCGCAGGGACGCGGCGTTCCTGGTGGTGGACTGCGGCGCCATCCCCGCGCACATCCTGGAGAGCGAGCTGTTCGGCCACGAGAAGGGCTCGTTCACCGGCGCGGTGAGCCGGCGCGCGGGCGTCTTCGAGGAGGCCGACGGCGGCACCGTCTTCCTGGACGAGATTGGCGAGCTGCCCCCGGAGCTGCAGCCCAAGCTGCTGCGCGTGCTGGAGAACCGGGAGATCCGCCGGGTGGGCAGCAACACGTACCAGCCGGTGGACGTGCGGCTCATCGCGGCCACGCACCGCGACCTGCGCGCGGAGGTGAACGCGGGCCGCTTCCGCTCGGATCTGTTCTTCCGGCTCGCGGTGCTGCGGATCGCCATGCCGTCCCTGCGCCAGCGGCCGGAGGACCTGCCCATGCTGGTGTCGGGCATCCTGGAGTCGCTGGGCGCGGATCCGGAGCGCACGGGCGCGCTGCGCACGCCGGAGTTCCTGTCGCGCCTCATGCACGCGGCGTGGCCGGGCAACGTGCGCGAATTGCGCAACCACCTGGAGCGCTGCCTCGTCTTCGAGGACGCGCTGCCCCTGGCGGAGGAGGACTCGCGCCCGGAGGGCAGCCCCCTGGAGCTGGATCTGTCTCGGCCATACGCCGAGCAGCGCCGGCGCGTGGTGGACGACTTCGAGCGGCGCTACCTGCGCGCGCTCCTGGAGAAGCACCAGGGCAAGGTGGCCCAGGCCGCCGTCACCGCGGGCATGGACCGCGTCC
This genomic interval carries:
- a CDS encoding peptidase M23 — encoded protein: MKLKTLLSAGVALAAAAWAGPGTAATANGPICDTAAWVNSTTYYNCTGSSHTALDVGNSSCGEWNHRGMLVGNYYYYYYGGCAAACYGSTCNGGAGNYYVVSGANGWDFRQLHFYANVSSGTKTCDRCALGLVGGTGSATGPHSHSDNRQYGTRMSAWYTSVGTTCGTNAYCNNRLGVPTL
- a CDS encoding HEAT repeat domain-containing protein; translated protein: MSSRPLFKVALAGLVLLVALGVVWWRGSTTTDDAGPPSPVAATPSAPLAATGNAAVVPPASAARPGPREEIPMPGCWEGLAALDQSATLESLHAAVAAAIQARDTALVAYLQERLTELVGNDPERALQLVAWAVKAAPPEPAIYLEALKAAPAVRHPRVTEKLLSVAEDRSLATPDRASALDALETQHRFTPETRGRLKAIALDDSADSAAWVATRTLGRVMKEDYERTGTYAPYWKDLLDIGTTSDDTAVRLLALEMPSYSDPLIDSGSIDALAKVMRTDRERDVREMAAFRLAVTEDPQKALAAYRDAFDGEHDLCVRWALLRFAVRAAGADALPLVEDFARKDPRLRQDYLDFKALYATGTTDFTRIWLGKKEHHDCVVEEGAPH
- a CDS encoding HEAT repeat domain-containing protein, producing the protein MGSRTMKARLLWLSLLPGLALAQGASVPTRTACTVEGMLDEVRVAMKTGSPAYRKYARLRLKEAAIAMPPEALGRAVSQERDPAVLEAVGAALATKASNAQKPELLQPLLSRASQDADPGLRAAAVRALQGSPSVEFMAKNGDVVTYEQLVRDSAPEVRQAVVENLVTESAGIYFGHNPELAEAAVKVAVASEDPALAKRLLGEVSMEAASPEVVRKLTQQLRSEDAGLRAAAAKALGGVPGSESAGARRSLTSLYRADSDLAVRKASLEGLARLGQSGARPLLESLRGVDKRLDPEIDAWLSALKLNLQEWHLLLREKQRLSP
- a CDS encoding right-handed parallel beta-helix repeat-containing protein; amino-acid sequence: MPAFGSLLLGLTLACGVETAHPAEDALDVQEARVKFAEPDPGRDIFQGRCPMTANGPTLYVSNTGPWSPSSPLGSSANPYRTIAAAVAAAVPGNIIEVRGGTYPERVVISPDTARPGTSMAPIVLRGQASARPRIVPPTDRAVGSVLNVSQPYWILQFLEVDAQSKASFGALFERNTYCSQLVRSALHRGTAGGGVVLSYANNVLISQNEIYDFSKSGADSHGVVIKDSAREVFVLENQIHETSGDSVQCQTNTGRPSYVYIENNVMHDAGENGVDIKGCDSIFIRNNTMFNFPNLTLYPWAVNSSAAEAVVLHVDPTNIQIVSNTISQAGRGVSVGSISPGTGPVDVLIRANTISDIYNFQNRGNGQGIRIVQGNRIQVLQNRVQRTVDAGLRLAADAPHVVTGLSVFDNILQDMQLFVRLGDSDDRRLMQMDRNTYQGPTGKFTATNLVWNVDFPAWRAALASEGLEQNSVRIP
- a CDS encoding ZIP family metal transporter, which encodes MSDSGFGSSTLALALVGSAVTVLSTSLGALPALATGNITQRSKDVLMGFSAGVMLAATSFSLVVPAIHLAEARTSSRFVPALVVGGSMLVGGLFLHLCNRFIPHEHFIKGQEGNAEAVQMKRIWLFVLAIALHNFPEGLAVGTGVGSRSMTIALPILVGIGLQDIPEGFVVALALMGVAYSRKQAALVALYTGLVEGVAALVGFFATSFASGVLPWALAFAGGSMLYVVSDEMIPESHRQEYAKEATAGLMVGFVLMMFLDVTLS
- a CDS encoding sigma 54-interacting transcriptional regulator, whose amino-acid sequence is MSVSDRTRVDGPPGESKDKGARPDEEGQEAALHVTLPYEQARRPGDLPTVRRFRLSVVEGPGAGTAWESTADTCSVGSHPLNDFAVEDPTVSRFHCEVRIGPKGPQVKDLDSLNGVIVDGVQVVEGILRSGSLLRLGRVVLRFDFSAESNRLPLSDLTRFGTLVGTSVAMRGCFAMMERASARDVTVLLEGETGTGKSQAALAIHQASRRRDAAFLVVDCGAIPAHILESELFGHEKGSFTGAVSRRAGVFEEADGGTVFLDEIGELPPELQPKLLRVLENREIRRVGSNTYQPVDVRLIAATHRDLRAEVNAGRFRSDLFFRLAVLRIAMPSLRQRPEDLPMLVSGILESLGADPERTGALRTPEFLSRLMHAAWPGNVRELRNHLERCLVFEDALPLAEEDSRPEGSPLELDLSRPYAEQRRRVVDDFERRYLRALLEKHQGKVAQAAVTAGMDRVHFYRLLRRHGIKP